In Paenibacillus kyungheensis, the following are encoded in one genomic region:
- a CDS encoding FliH/SctL family protein, with translation MSNLIKSSQYIPVEVLKKLDFSRDYYKQSDGATQDTYTVSHPHAYDQPHVDEHTVRLKEEMLTDAKEFAERQVREAAEEAERILQNAQETIAAWWEERRQQDEHLIEAIKVQAFQEGFEEGRERVEAEMQIHMSEVMQEAQTVLGQAYEAKEQIIQEAEPFLVNLSCGIAEKVINKKLEEQQDYVIDLIKRTLARKREQGVITLCISPSQFDFVHAAREELTLSIDSQAELQILPDSTVTDRGCVIRSAFGSVDARIDTQLSEIKKELVRLALHDEERGNSNAGS, from the coding sequence TTGTCTAATTTGATCAAATCATCCCAATATATTCCGGTAGAAGTGCTTAAAAAGCTCGATTTCAGCCGTGATTATTACAAGCAATCTGATGGAGCTACTCAAGACACTTATACGGTTTCTCATCCACATGCTTATGATCAACCTCATGTGGATGAACATACCGTTCGTTTAAAAGAAGAAATGCTGACGGATGCCAAAGAATTTGCAGAACGTCAAGTACGTGAAGCAGCAGAAGAAGCAGAACGTATCCTCCAAAATGCTCAAGAAACGATAGCAGCTTGGTGGGAAGAACGTCGCCAGCAAGATGAACATTTGATTGAAGCGATCAAAGTACAAGCTTTTCAAGAAGGCTTTGAAGAAGGTCGAGAACGTGTAGAAGCAGAAATGCAAATTCATATGAGTGAAGTTATGCAAGAAGCACAAACAGTTCTTGGTCAAGCTTATGAAGCAAAAGAACAAATTATTCAAGAAGCAGAACCTTTTTTAGTTAATCTAAGTTGCGGTATAGCTGAAAAAGTAATCAATAAAAAGCTTGAAGAACAACAAGATTATGTAATTGATCTCATCAAAAGAACACTAGCTCGTAAACGCGAACAAGGTGTTATCACATTATGTATTAGTCCTAGTCAATTTGATTTTGTACATGCTGCTAGAGAAGAGTTAACACTGTCAATCGATTCTCAAGCAGAACTTCAAATCTTACCGGATTCGACGGTAACCGATCGCGGATGTGTCATTCGGTCAGCATTTGGTAGTGTAGATGCTCGTATTGATACTCAACTAAGCGAAATTAAAAAAGAATTGGTTCGCTTAGCGCTTCATGACGAAGAGCGGGGGAATAGTAATGCAGGATCTTAA
- the fliI gene encoding flagellar protein export ATPase FliI — MQDLNSSRYLEYLKQLDPVRINGKVTQVIGLMVESEGPDASIGDVCYIYPTKGIAPLRAEVVGFRDNKVLLMPLGELQSIGPGCDVVGTGKPLTVQVGSELLGKVLDGLGQPLDGSLIPARMTHYSTFNTPPNPLSRPRVQDPISIGVRAIDGLLTIGKGQRVGIFAGSGVGKSTLMGMIARNTEADVNVIALIGERGREVRDFIERDLGPEGLQRSVVIVATSDQPALIRIKGALIATTIAEYFRDRGMNVMFMMDSVTRYAMAQREVGLAVGEPPAMRGYTPSVFAGLPKLLERAGTGPTGSITAFYTVLVDGDDMNEPIADAVRGILDGHIVLNRSIANKGQFPAIDVLASISRVMKDIVEEEQTDAADNMKRLMSVFKESEDLINIGAYQKGSSPDIDEAIERIQDIWRFTKQKVHEKTTLSGAQEQMIAEFARS, encoded by the coding sequence ATGCAGGATCTTAATTCTTCAAGGTATTTAGAATATCTCAAACAACTTGATCCAGTTCGTATTAATGGCAAGGTCACTCAAGTAATTGGATTAATGGTTGAGTCTGAAGGGCCGGACGCAAGTATTGGTGATGTGTGTTACATCTATCCAACCAAAGGTATTGCTCCTTTAAGAGCAGAAGTTGTTGGCTTTCGAGATAATAAAGTGCTATTGATGCCACTCGGTGAATTACAATCGATTGGCCCTGGATGCGATGTTGTAGGTACAGGTAAACCACTTACTGTTCAAGTAGGTTCAGAACTACTAGGTAAAGTGCTAGATGGATTGGGTCAACCTTTAGATGGTTCATTGATTCCAGCTAGAATGACTCATTATTCTACATTCAATACACCACCTAATCCACTTTCAAGACCAAGGGTTCAAGATCCTATCAGTATAGGAGTAAGAGCAATAGACGGTCTGCTTACAATAGGCAAAGGTCAACGTGTAGGTATCTTCGCTGGTTCTGGTGTTGGTAAAAGTACGTTAATGGGAATGATTGCTCGTAATACAGAAGCAGATGTGAATGTCATTGCACTTATTGGAGAACGTGGACGCGAAGTACGCGATTTTATCGAACGCGATCTTGGTCCAGAAGGTCTACAACGTTCTGTAGTTATCGTAGCTACATCTGATCAACCTGCACTCATTCGTATCAAAGGTGCTTTGATTGCTACAACGATAGCTGAATATTTCAGAGATCGTGGAATGAATGTGATGTTCATGATGGACTCTGTCACTCGTTATGCTATGGCTCAACGTGAAGTAGGGTTAGCAGTTGGTGAACCACCAGCAATGAGAGGATATACTCCATCTGTATTTGCAGGCTTACCTAAATTGCTAGAACGAGCAGGTACAGGGCCTACAGGCTCTATCACAGCTTTCTATACGGTGTTGGTAGATGGTGATGATATGAACGAACCGATCGCCGATGCAGTCAGAGGTATCTTAGACGGCCATATTGTACTAAACCGTTCTATTGCGAATAAAGGACAGTTCCCAGCTATTGATGTCTTGGCAAGTATTAGCCGGGTTATGAAAGACATTGTAGAAGAAGAACAGACAGATGCAGCAGATAACATGAAACGATTAATGTCTGTTTTTAAAGAATCCGAAGATTTGATTAATATTGGTGCTTATCAAAAAGGATCAAGTCCTGATATTGATGAAGCCATTGAACGTATACAGGATATATGGAGATTTACCAAACAAAAAGTACATGAAAAAACGACACTATCTGGAGCACAAGAACAGATGATTGCCGAATTTGCGAGGAGCTGA
- the fliJ gene encoding flagellar export protein FliJ: MKFQYTFQKVVDIKSSAKNQAEWLLSSALGELQAQEQTLDQLLEDQGRTLEMINQAIENRAPISELQDLQRYVVYLDQCISRKIVDIREAQVEVEHKKLHLTEKMVDEKVWLQAKDKAKTKFNHEYMVREQNDLDEMATVRYVMNSK, translated from the coding sequence ATGAAATTCCAGTATACTTTTCAAAAAGTTGTTGATATTAAATCAAGTGCAAAAAACCAGGCAGAATGGCTCCTATCTTCAGCACTGGGAGAATTACAAGCACAGGAACAAACATTAGATCAACTGCTGGAAGATCAGGGTCGCACGTTGGAAATGATTAATCAGGCAATTGAAAATAGAGCACCTATTTCTGAATTGCAAGATTTACAGCGTTACGTCGTTTATCTAGACCAATGCATATCGCGCAAAATTGTTGATATTCGTGAAGCTCAAGTAGAAGTAGAACACAAAAAACTTCATTTGACTGAAAAAATGGTAGATGAAAAAGTATGGCTACAAGCTAAAGACAAAGCAAAGACTAAATTCAATCATGAATATATGGTTCGTGAACAAAACGATCTTGATGAAATGGCTACAGTACGGTATGTAATGAACTCCAAGTAA
- a CDS encoding magnesium transporter MgtE N-terminal domain-containing protein produces MAKKSPEMEVEKESGGMGRFLFIATPILFTLVLVGVIVMLFNVDLRNSMFSTLDKIPIVKNWVPSADKDSSATASTTQSESDSATVDKLKKELAASKATQEEQAKEIETLKKNATTNTNGTSTTPATTGTTPATTGTTTGTTATGTTSTGTSTLNDYQKQVKNVAKIYSNMSSSKAAAILQNMTTPQQVEILNAMNATDQAGILQKMDAKVASVTSLALQNATTTVAPTPASSTTSSKLDDQALAQTFTSMPAASAADLLLQTAKGSQAKVLKVLNTMDDTTRAGILSAMSTKDPAATVKIINQLMAGN; encoded by the coding sequence GTGGCGAAGAAAAGTCCAGAAATGGAAGTAGAAAAGGAATCAGGCGGAATGGGAAGATTCCTTTTTATTGCGACTCCAATTCTGTTTACCCTTGTATTAGTTGGCGTAATTGTTATGTTATTTAACGTAGATTTACGTAATAGTATGTTTAGTACACTAGACAAAATTCCTATAGTGAAAAATTGGGTGCCTTCTGCCGATAAAGATAGTAGTGCTACTGCAAGTACTACTCAATCAGAAAGTGATAGTGCTACAGTAGATAAATTAAAAAAAGAACTTGCTGCTTCCAAAGCAACTCAAGAAGAACAAGCAAAAGAAATTGAGACTCTTAAAAAGAATGCTACAACAAATACGAACGGAACATCGACAACACCGGCAACGACTGGAACCACACCAGCAACTACAGGCACGACAACGGGAACAACAGCTACAGGTACTACGAGTACAGGCACATCAACACTTAATGATTATCAAAAACAAGTTAAAAATGTTGCGAAAATATACTCTAATATGAGTTCTTCCAAAGCAGCAGCAATTTTGCAAAATATGACTACACCTCAACAAGTAGAAATATTAAATGCAATGAATGCGACAGACCAAGCAGGAATTTTGCAAAAAATGGATGCCAAAGTTGCTTCAGTGACTTCGCTAGCTTTGCAAAATGCTACAACAACAGTAGCTCCTACACCAGCTTCATCTACTACGAGTTCTAAATTAGATGATCAAGCATTGGCTCAAACATTTACAAGTATGCCAGCAGCTAGTGCAGCAGATTTATTATTGCAAACAGCTAAAGGTAGCCAGGCGAAAGTATTGAAAGTGTTAAACACAATGGATGACACTACAAGAGCAGGAATTCTTTCTGCGATGTCTACCAAAGATCCAGCAGCAACAGTGAAAATTATTAATCAGCTTATGGCAGGTAATTAA
- a CDS encoding flagellar hook-length control protein FliK, which yields MSMILQNLLGNAGATTATKASGTNAASAPGFNQALVQVMGTNGTPANPLAQTASGIMGTAASLLETLQAMISGGQQSTDVTGEGTDGEQVEKVGKLLDDLLDKLQDMDQAITTDPALVQSLQGWLTQVQQVLSGSSEQTSSTEGTEAQNVTDANVLNTGQEAMNNLAKNPETLRFAVADAVTQIVDTLQAVKNGTQAANPELEQLLTGLQTMLQKASTQTPDAVTTSVNNQGAIITAPKDEAKANTAAQITVVDETKKAAEQGAVQSIVQNAAKDASGDQAATSDQSDEQPEPVVMTVGQFAMRAEAAPTAKVVVPTTTVNIQNFPDEMSKFIVNKLDVQQVKGMSEATISLNPENLGQVDVKITIQNGQVLAQFITEKHMAKDMLDQQMSQLRSALQSQGLQVEKLEVTQSSSLQSQMYNGGQGFGSSAGQQQSGRRSNGREEQNDDAILAVELNGELKEWREETKAATASSTMNYGSTYVAKA from the coding sequence ATGAGTATGATACTTCAAAACTTATTAGGCAATGCAGGCGCAACGACGGCAACCAAAGCATCAGGTACGAATGCAGCTTCGGCTCCAGGATTTAATCAAGCTCTTGTGCAAGTAATGGGGACAAACGGTACACCAGCTAATCCATTAGCTCAAACAGCTTCTGGAATTATGGGTACAGCTGCTTCTTTATTAGAAACACTACAGGCGATGATTTCTGGTGGTCAGCAATCTACTGATGTTACAGGTGAGGGTACAGATGGAGAACAAGTTGAAAAAGTAGGTAAACTTCTAGATGACTTGTTAGACAAACTGCAAGATATGGACCAAGCGATTACAACGGATCCTGCTCTTGTTCAATCATTACAAGGTTGGTTAACACAAGTTCAACAAGTTTTATCTGGTTCTTCAGAACAGACTTCTTCTACAGAAGGAACAGAAGCACAAAATGTAACAGATGCTAACGTTTTGAATACAGGTCAGGAAGCGATGAACAATCTAGCGAAAAACCCGGAAACACTTCGCTTTGCAGTTGCAGATGCTGTGACACAAATTGTAGATACTTTACAAGCTGTTAAAAATGGTACACAAGCTGCTAATCCTGAACTTGAACAATTGCTAACAGGATTACAAACAATGTTGCAAAAAGCGAGTACTCAAACACCTGATGCAGTAACAACTTCTGTAAATAATCAAGGAGCTATTATCACAGCACCTAAAGATGAAGCCAAAGCTAATACAGCGGCACAGATCACAGTAGTGGATGAAACGAAAAAAGCTGCTGAACAAGGTGCAGTACAAAGCATTGTTCAAAATGCTGCGAAAGATGCAAGTGGAGATCAAGCTGCAACATCTGATCAATCAGACGAGCAACCTGAACCAGTAGTGATGACTGTAGGACAATTTGCAATGCGTGCTGAAGCTGCTCCAACCGCTAAAGTTGTAGTGCCAACTACTACAGTGAACATTCAGAACTTTCCAGATGAAATGAGTAAATTTATCGTTAACAAATTAGACGTTCAACAAGTTAAAGGAATGTCTGAAGCGACTATCTCTTTAAACCCGGAAAACTTGGGTCAAGTAGATGTCAAAATTACGATACAAAATGGTCAAGTGTTGGCTCAGTTTATTACTGAAAAGCATATGGCTAAAGATATGTTAGATCAGCAAATGTCTCAATTACGTTCAGCACTTCAATCTCAAGGGCTTCAAGTTGAAAAGCTAGAAGTTACACAAAGTTCTTCATTACAATCACAGATGTATAACGGCGGACAAGGATTTGGTTCTAGTGCAGGTCAACAACAATCCGGAAGACGTTCTAACGGAAGAGAAGAACAAAATGACGATGCAATCCTTGCTGTTGAGTTAAATGGTGAATTGAAAGAATGGCGCGAAGAAACAAAAGCAGCTACAGCATCAAGCACTATGAATTACGGTAGTACGTATGTAGCGAAAGCATAA
- a CDS encoding flagellar hook capping FlgD N-terminal domain-containing protein — protein MADAISTSNMWPNYSTGNVQKAASTSKSELGKDQFLTILVAQLKNQDPMSPMENTEFIGQMAQFSSLEQLINIGKKIDSVGSSVDNSLGASSQLIGKKITWPEEKTDSATGEKTTTYQSGVVGSIVLKAGVQYAQVGENAVPLSIIAMVEAANATTTPTKTDTTTPTPATTTPSGVTETPTAPVETTTPATTTEPAATTPTTTTEETATPSSGEQASTPTEATPTTPEPVTDTTTPASEEGSS, from the coding sequence TTGGCAGATGCAATATCAACATCCAACATGTGGCCTAATTATTCAACAGGCAATGTACAAAAAGCAGCATCGACAAGTAAAAGTGAACTAGGTAAAGATCAATTTCTAACTATCTTAGTCGCTCAATTGAAAAACCAAGATCCAATGTCTCCTATGGAAAACACAGAATTTATCGGACAGATGGCTCAGTTCTCCTCACTAGAACAATTGATTAATATCGGTAAAAAAATTGATTCTGTAGGTTCATCTGTAGATAATTCACTCGGAGCTTCTTCACAATTGATCGGTAAAAAAATCACGTGGCCTGAAGAAAAAACCGATAGTGCAACAGGTGAAAAAACAACAACGTATCAATCCGGAGTTGTAGGATCAATCGTTCTCAAAGCTGGCGTGCAATATGCGCAGGTAGGAGAAAATGCGGTTCCGCTTAGTATCATTGCTATGGTAGAAGCAGCAAATGCAACGACTACACCAACCAAAACAGATACAACAACGCCTACACCAGCGACAACAACACCATCAGGCGTAACTGAGACACCAACAGCACCTGTAGAAACAACAACACCAGCTACAACAACTGAACCAGCAGCAACAACGCCTACTACAACTACCGAAGAAACAGCTACTCCATCTTCAGGAGAACAAGCAAGTACGCCTACAGAAGCAACACCGACAACACCAGAACCTGTAACGGATACAACAACACCGGCTAGTGAAGAAGGTTCATCATGA
- a CDS encoding TIGR02530 family flagellar biosynthesis protein, whose product MSGPIQVGQLYPTNLNSGLLGRTKNVNNENSTSDFQNILDNKLLKFSNHASKRLEQRGIELSADQLKSVNQAIDKAAAKGAKESLILMQNSVALIVNVPNRTVVTAMDGKSMKDNVFTQIDSAVII is encoded by the coding sequence ATGAGTGGTCCTATCCAAGTAGGTCAGTTATATCCGACTAATCTCAATTCAGGTCTACTGGGACGTACTAAAAATGTAAACAACGAAAATTCAACATCTGACTTTCAAAATATTTTAGATAACAAATTACTAAAGTTCAGCAATCATGCTTCTAAACGATTAGAGCAGCGAGGAATAGAACTTAGTGCAGATCAGTTAAAAAGTGTAAATCAAGCAATAGATAAAGCCGCTGCCAAAGGTGCTAAAGAGTCACTGATACTCATGCAGAATAGCGTTGCTTTAATAGTGAATGTACCCAATCGGACCGTTGTTACCGCCATGGATGGCAAATCAATGAAAGACAACGTTTTTACTCAAATTGACAGTGCCGTAATTATTTGA
- the flgG gene encoding flagellar basal body rod protein FlgG, with product MLRSLYSGISGMKGFQTKLDVIGNNIANVNTVGFKQSRVMFQDILSQTVKGTSAPTDTAGGVNAQQIGLGSSVSSIDTLHLAGSAQTTNNPTDLRLDGDGFFAVKLSEDQETPYLTRAGDFHVDANRNLVTSDGAYVVDSDGAPVVVGEEATSFTIQQNGQLLYTLADGTTATGQTLGVAKVTNPEGLEKIGGSLYRVTPNAITDGAIELTTANNAETGTGSIVAGQLEMSNVDLTSEFTEMIVAQRGFQANSRIITTSDSILEEIVNLKR from the coding sequence ATGTTAAGATCTTTATATTCAGGAATTTCAGGTATGAAAGGCTTTCAAACAAAATTAGATGTTATTGGTAACAATATTGCCAATGTAAATACAGTAGGTTTCAAACAATCTCGCGTTATGTTCCAGGATATTTTGAGCCAAACAGTCAAAGGAACTTCGGCTCCTACAGATACAGCGGGTGGTGTAAATGCTCAACAAATCGGGTTGGGTTCATCTGTATCTTCTATCGATACTCTTCATTTAGCAGGTAGTGCACAGACAACAAACAACCCTACAGACTTACGTCTAGATGGTGATGGATTCTTCGCTGTTAAATTATCTGAAGATCAAGAAACTCCTTATTTAACGCGCGCAGGGGACTTTCACGTCGATGCTAACCGTAACCTTGTAACTTCTGATGGTGCTTATGTAGTAGATAGTGATGGCGCTCCTGTAGTCGTTGGAGAAGAAGCAACTTCATTCACTATTCAGCAAAATGGTCAATTATTGTATACATTGGCTGATGGTACAACAGCTACTGGGCAGACTTTGGGAGTTGCTAAAGTGACTAACCCTGAAGGTTTGGAAAAAATTGGAGGTAGCTTGTATCGTGTAACACCAAATGCGATCACTGATGGTGCAATCGAATTGACTACAGCTAATAATGCTGAAACAGGTACAGGTTCAATCGTAGCAGGTCAGCTTGAAATGTCTAACGTTGATTTGACAAGTGAATTTACAGAAATGATCGTAGCTCAACGTGGTTTCCAAGCGAACTCTCGTATTATTACAACGTCTGACTCTATTCTTGAAGAAATCGTTAACTTGAAACGATAA
- a CDS encoding flagellar FlbD family protein — MIPVTRLNGSPMWLNSLLIEMIEETPDTYVTLTTGKRIIVLEKADQLNKLIHKYNKSIGTLTGTIKVQHMEELS; from the coding sequence ATGATCCCTGTAACAAGATTGAATGGCTCACCGATGTGGCTTAACTCTCTATTGATCGAGATGATCGAAGAGACACCGGATACGTATGTCACATTAACTACAGGTAAGCGAATTATCGTTTTAGAAAAAGCAGATCAATTAAACAAGCTCATCCACAAATATAATAAAAGTATAGGTACACTGACAGGAACTATTAAAGTGCAGCATATGGAGGAATTATCATGA
- a CDS encoding flagellar basal body-associated FliL family protein: MKKLLPWIVSGVLAVGLIGVVAYFLMGNMFGEKEPVSAAAAAAAEKEALSKMTASEIADVSSTIDDIKTNLGDPSYVVNMSFSFQLQDAKTKEAFELIKDLKVKPLIIKTLADTNPDALNGAKGKDALNDKLLKLINSSLPEDGGKVVDIEITNFIVSAI, encoded by the coding sequence ATGAAGAAGTTACTACCTTGGATCGTTAGCGGGGTATTAGCAGTAGGATTAATCGGTGTGGTCGCATATTTCTTGATGGGGAATATGTTTGGAGAAAAAGAGCCAGTAAGTGCAGCGGCTGCTGCCGCAGCTGAAAAAGAAGCATTATCTAAAATGACTGCTTCTGAAATTGCTGATGTTTCTTCGACAATAGACGATATTAAAACGAACTTGGGTGATCCTTCATATGTAGTCAATATGAGTTTCTCATTCCAACTTCAAGATGCCAAAACAAAAGAAGCTTTTGAATTAATTAAAGACTTGAAAGTGAAGCCATTAATTATCAAAACACTTGCTGATACGAACCCAGATGCTTTGAACGGAGCAAAAGGAAAAGATGCTCTTAATGATAAGTTGCTTAAATTGATCAACAGTTCTCTTCCAGAAGACGGAGGTAAAGTCGTAGATATTGAGATTACTAATTTTATTGTGAGTGCGATTTAA
- the fliM gene encoding flagellar motor switch protein FliM produces the protein MVDVLSQNEIDALLAALSSGEMDAEELKKEDTQKKVRAYDFKRAVRFSKDHIRSLTRIHENFARYLTTYFSAQLRTFVQISVVQVEQLPYDEFIRSIPKMTILNIFEAEPLEGRMVMEVHPNIAYAMLDRLLGGVGNAPSKINALTEIETTIIERVFSRTFDSLQEAWKTVIDLSPRMEALETNPQFMQIVSPNETIALISLSTKIGDTTGMINLCIPHVVIEPIMTKLSAHHWFVSQKKEPAPEEVEALQHRVNRATLPVIAELGESNLSIQEFIGLSIGDVISLNKPVHDALSIKIGNKVKFIGSPGTVKDRVAIQIDEIVSEGVEDFDE, from the coding sequence ATGGTAGATGTATTATCCCAAAATGAGATAGATGCTCTTCTAGCAGCACTTTCTTCCGGTGAGATGGATGCAGAAGAACTAAAAAAAGAAGATACACAGAAAAAGGTTAGAGCATATGATTTTAAACGGGCTGTCCGTTTTTCGAAAGATCATATTCGAAGTTTGACAAGGATTCACGAAAACTTTGCCAGATATCTGACCACCTATTTTTCTGCTCAACTTCGTACTTTTGTTCAAATTAGCGTTGTACAGGTAGAACAGCTTCCTTACGATGAATTTATTCGTTCTATTCCTAAAATGACGATACTTAATATTTTTGAAGCTGAACCACTTGAAGGTAGAATGGTTATGGAAGTTCATCCTAATATTGCTTATGCGATGTTAGATCGCTTACTTGGTGGTGTAGGAAACGCTCCTTCAAAAATAAATGCGTTGACAGAAATTGAGACGACTATTATCGAAAGAGTGTTCAGCCGTACATTTGATAGTTTGCAAGAAGCGTGGAAAACCGTTATTGATCTTTCACCAAGAATGGAAGCACTAGAGACCAATCCTCAATTTATGCAGATTGTCTCACCCAATGAAACGATAGCCTTGATCTCACTAAGCACCAAAATCGGTGATACTACAGGAATGATCAACTTATGTATTCCTCACGTAGTCATTGAACCAATTATGACCAAACTATCTGCGCATCACTGGTTCGTTTCTCAGAAAAAAGAGCCTGCTCCTGAAGAGGTAGAAGCTCTACAACATCGTGTGAATCGTGCTACATTGCCTGTTATTGCTGAATTAGGAGAATCTAACTTATCTATTCAGGAGTTTATCGGGTTATCGATAGGCGATGTGATTTCTTTAAACAAACCGGTACATGATGCTTTATCGATCAAAATTGGTAACAAAGTTAAATTTATTGGTAGTCCGGGAACTGTAAAAGACCGGGTAGCTATACAGATTGATGAAATTGTGAGTGAAGGAGTGGAAGATTTTGACGAGTAA
- the fliY gene encoding flagellar motor switch phosphatase FliY, translating into MTSKDYLSQEEIDALLKQSASDDDTSSSSSVKTVDDFLTPMEQDALGEIGNITFGSAATALSTLLGQKVDITTPQVGIITRPEFENEFPKPHVAVHVEYVDGFQGINSLVIQTRDAQVIADLMLGGEGDPKDEELNEIHISAVQEAMNQMMGSSATSMSTIFNRFVNISPPGIDILDVSNDQGVTMLPNDETLIKISFRLLIGDLIDSTIMQLLTVKFAKYMVDILINGGVEETVAEPEVPVAPPAPTAAVPPQQAPQQPVAPPAMPQPGMQPDYGQQPPYGAPEQPYPPYPPYPQYPPGYAMPPQPYPPQAPQHYGGMAGREVNVQPVQFANFQSPSVTNMDENNLNLLMDIPLKVTVELGRTQKQIKDILELSQGAIIELDKLAGEPVDILVNNKLIAKGEVVVIDENFGVRVTDIISQWDRIQKIQ; encoded by the coding sequence TTGACGAGTAAGGATTATTTGTCACAAGAAGAAATCGACGCTTTGCTAAAACAGTCTGCAAGCGATGATGATACTTCTTCGTCATCGTCTGTCAAAACGGTAGACGACTTTTTGACTCCTATGGAGCAGGATGCTCTTGGTGAGATTGGTAATATTACTTTTGGTAGTGCAGCGACAGCTTTATCTACACTACTTGGACAAAAAGTAGATATTACAACTCCTCAAGTAGGAATTATCACACGTCCTGAGTTTGAAAATGAATTTCCAAAACCACATGTTGCTGTTCATGTTGAATATGTAGATGGATTTCAAGGTATCAATTCATTAGTAATTCAAACAAGAGATGCACAGGTAATCGCTGATCTGATGTTAGGCGGCGAAGGAGATCCGAAAGACGAAGAATTAAATGAGATTCATATTAGTGCTGTTCAAGAAGCGATGAATCAGATGATGGGTTCTTCCGCAACTTCAATGTCTACTATTTTTAACCGCTTTGTTAATATTTCACCACCGGGAATTGATATCCTTGATGTAAGCAATGATCAAGGTGTAACCATGCTTCCTAATGATGAGACATTAATCAAAATCTCATTCCGACTTTTGATTGGTGATTTGATTGATTCTACAATCATGCAATTGTTGACAGTCAAATTTGCTAAATATATGGTAGATATATTAATTAATGGAGGTGTTGAAGAAACTGTAGCCGAACCAGAAGTTCCAGTCGCACCACCAGCACCTACGGCTGCCGTACCACCTCAACAGGCTCCACAGCAACCCGTTGCACCGCCTGCTATGCCACAACCTGGTATGCAACCGGATTATGGCCAACAGCCTCCATACGGAGCGCCTGAACAACCATATCCACCATACCCGCCGTATCCGCAGTATCCACCAGGGTACGCGATGCCGCCACAGCCTTATCCACCACAGGCTCCACAGCATTACGGTGGTATGGCTGGACGAGAGGTTAATGTTCAACCAGTTCAATTTGCAAACTTCCAATCACCATCAGTAACAAACATGGATGAAAATAATTTGAACTTATTGATGGACATACCGCTCAAAGTAACCGTAGAATTAGGTAGAACCCAAAAGCAGATTAAAGATATCCTCGAATTGTCTCAGGGCGCAATTATTGAACTAGACAAATTGGCAGGTGAACCAGTAGACATCCTTGTAAATAACAAACTGATCGCCAAAGGCGAAGTTGTTGTTATTGATGAAAACTTTGGTGTTCGTGTTACGGATATCATCAGCCAATGGGACCGCATTCAAAAAATACAATAA
- a CDS encoding response regulator — protein sequence MANRILIVDDAAFMRMMIRDILSKNGYEVVGEAQDGSQAIEKFKELRPDLITMDITMPEMDGIAALKEIKKLDAAAKVIMCSAMGQQAMVIDAIQAGAKDFIVKPFQADRVIEAISKTLGV from the coding sequence ATGGCAAACCGAATTCTTATCGTGGACGATGCAGCTTTTATGAGAATGATGATTCGAGACATTTTGAGTAAAAACGGATATGAAGTAGTGGGGGAAGCACAAGATGGCTCACAAGCTATCGAGAAATTTAAAGAATTGCGTCCTGATTTAATTACTATGGATATCACAATGCCTGAAATGGATGGTATCGCTGCTCTTAAAGAAATTAAAAAGCTAGATGCAGCTGCAAAAGTAATTATGTGTTCTGCGATGGGGCAACAAGCAATGGTTATTGATGCTATTCAAGCAGGAGCTAAAGATTTTATTGTTAAACCCTTCCAGGCTGACCGCGTTATCGAAGCTATTAGCAAAACGCTTGGCGTGTAG